In Anastrepha obliqua isolate idAnaObli1 unplaced genomic scaffold, idAnaObli1_1.0 ptg000012l, whole genome shotgun sequence, a single window of DNA contains:
- the LOC129251312 gene encoding uncharacterized protein LOC129251312 encodes MSSSVKTRDSALNAIKQYMAKSTDDAFTMDAESIKSYMQLLSEQWTRFNSAQDAVEISCGCDNVDIEESVRTQAETWYSTALANFNRVQKCRAEAQPASVTTPVSAAIRLPKMELPNFSGDSTEWIGFFDAFSTLVDCNAALSNGQKLHYLRSCLRGDALKIISGFKICDVNYEEAWDLLKSRYKVMRVIVEGHFRAMANVKRAASDTVDAIKGVIDAFQQHIHELKALGRPVEFWDDWLEYELVNKLDFETRKQWELSLVTDEPPSFEQLSTFLEVRCRSLSMLSPSTVLVSAKGKTASVCKSTKVFHAVQDQNSTGCTFCNGPHKIYSCEKFRDLDANGKSKFVRESRVCMNCLSSGHYKAKCNSTSACRICHQRHHTLLHNTAATTNATTVAHFVNSASLRPFSPAADVMHQTNATVSSNNGPSTDIAAACTSSYLNANPNQPHPRERTVLLATALVKVRDCSGHWQPARLLFDSGSHASFVTESCVQRLGLPRRGSAILISGIGSSRGIRSRGEVLLSLSSHFSAQCFTVDALILPKITSDLPTQPLKVSAWPHIQDLLLADQHFMKPRRIDILVGMGVMGQLLCSEIRKGPPGTPMNQRTVFGWTLFGNVDGSKSTSLGLQSLHCEVHLDRALTRLWELEEAPKKAHLTYEERYCEELFEKTHRRSPDGRFIVELPLKSDVALGASRSYAVRSLLSIEKRLARDEDLRQRCNEFMQELLDMKHMELAPPSTDQTFCMLHHPVVKESSVTTKLRVVFNASAKTTTGNSLNDALFVGPQLQPIYAWTDSTITLAWLQAHPSKWITFVANRVADIQEVLPLECWNHIRSELNPADCASRGVALSELLYQKLWWSGPEFLKGPDHFWKLSPSQHTTQLGVRSKVVTHATSSDDHWPVFIHLFSLPIITNKPRINAPKRVGPPCCQEISEAELRLIRRKPIPLRSSILTLQPYLDGKNVLRVGGRIKNAEKAADVRHPIILPKNCPLAKLRVVTLKTPHGELVRPIVKLCPLPTKGDLFHEETTNSS; translated from the exons ATGTCGAGCTCGGTAAAAACACGCGACTCTGCACTTAACGCCATTAAGCAGTATATGGCTAAGAGTACGGACGATGCTTTTACAATGGATGCAGAAAGCATAAAAAGTTATATGCAACTGCTCAGTGAACAGTGGACTCGCTTTAATAGCGCTCAAGATGCGGTCGAAATTTCGTGTGGATGTGACAATGTAGACATTGAAGAAAGTGTGCGAACTCAAGCTGAGACGTGGTACTCTACGGCTTTAGCAAACTTCAATCGCGTACAGAAGTGTCGTGCCGAAGCGCAACCCGCGTCCGTGACAACGCCTGTGTCTGCAGCAATACGGCTGCCAAAGATGGAGCTGCCTAACTTCTCTGGGGACTCCACGGAGTGGATCGGTTTTTTTGACGCATTTTCTACCTTGGTCGACTGTAATGCCGCATTGTCAAATGGTCAAAAACTTCACTATCTTCGTAGTTGTTTAAGGGGTGACGCGTTAAAAATCATAAGTGGGTTTAAGATATGTGATGTTAACTATGAAGAAGCTTGGGACCTACTAAAATCGCGGTATAAGGTCATGCGCGTTATAGTTGAAGGACATTTTAGAGCTATGGCTAACGTAAAGAGGGCAGCTAGTGATACCGTCGACGCAATTAAGGGAGTGATCGACGCCTTCCAGCAACACATACACGAGCTTAAGGCTTTGGGACGCCCAGTGGAATTTTGGGACGATTGGCTAGAGTACGAACTAGTCAATAAATTAGACTTCGAGACACGAAAGCAATGGGAGCTATCACTCGTTACTGATGAGCCTCCGTCATTCGAACAGCTGTCCACGTTTTTAGAAGTTAGATGTCGTTCTCTATCAATGCTATCACCGTCAACGGTATTAGTGTCAGCTAAGGGTAAAACCGCGTCGGTGTGTAAGTCTACGAAAGTGTTTCACGCAGTGCAAGATCAGAACAGCACGGGCTGTACATTTTGTAACGGGCCACACAAAATATACAGTTGTGAAAAATTTCGGGACCTTGACGCAAACGGTAAATCGAAATTTGTGAGAGAATCGCGCGTGTGCATGAACTGCTTGAGTTCAGGCCATTATAAGGCAAAGTGTAACAGCACATCTGCATGCAGGATTTGCCATCAACGCCATCACACGCTGTTGCATAATACTGCCGCTACAACTAACGCTACAACCGTTGCTCATTTCGTCAACAGCGCCTCTCTTAGGCCTTTCTCCCCTGCAGCAGACGTCATGCATCAAACGAACGCAACCGTTTCATCCAATAACGGTCCTTCCACAGACATCGCTGCTGCCTGTACGTCTTCATATTTGAATGCCAATCCCAACCAGCCTCATCCAAGAGAAAGGACTGTGCTGTTGGCAACCGCCTTGGTCAAGGTACGCGATTGCTCTGGTCATTGGCAACCCGCTCGCTTGCTGTTTGATTCTGGTTCGCATGCTTCCTTCGTAACCGAGTCATGTGTACAACGCTTGGGATTACCGCGAAGAGGGTCCGCAATATTGATTTCTGGAATTGGTTCCTCCCGAGGGATACGCTCTAGAGGTGAAGTATTACTTTCATTATCATCTCATTTTTCAGCCCAATGCTTTACTGTTGACGCATTGATTCTGCCTAAAATCACAAGTGATTTGCCAACACAGCCCTTGAAGGTGTCGGCGTGGCCGCACATACAAGATCTACTTTTAGCCGATCAGCACTTCATGAAACCCAGGCGTATCGATATCTTGGTTGGAATGGGCGTCATGGGACAGCTCCTCTGCTCGGAGATTCGTAAGGGGCCACCCGGTACGCCCATGAATCAACGAACGGTTTTCGGTTGGACGCTGTTTGGAAATGTCGATGGATCCAAATCCACTTCGCTCGGCTTACAGTCTCTGCATTGTGAAGTTCATTTAGATCGAGCGCTCACTAGACTTTGGGAGTTAGAAGAAGCACCGAAAAAGGCCCACCTCACCTACGAAGAACGCTATTGTGAAGAGCTTTTCGaaaaaacgcacagaaggtcACCTGACGGGCGATTTATAGTAGAGCTGCCGCTGAAATCTGACGTAGCCTTGGGAGCATCACGAAGTTATGCTGTTCGAAGTCTACTAAGCATCGAAAAAAGACTTGCGCGAGATGAGGACCTACGCCAACGCTGCAATGAGTTCATGCAAGAACTCCTCGACATGAAGCACATGGAACTTGCACCACCGTCAACGGATCAAACGTTCTGTATGCTGCATCACCCCGTTGTAAAAGAGTCAAGCGTCACGACTAAATTGAGAGTCGTGTTCAATGCGTCCGCCAAAACCACCACCGGGAATTCGTTGAACGATGCATTATTTGTTGGTCCCCAATTGCAACCGATCTATGCTTGGACTGACTCAACTATTACATTGGCATGGCTTCAGGCGCATCCTAGTAAGTGGATAACCTTCGTTGCCAATCGCGTTGCTGACATCCAAGAAGTCTTACCGCTTGAATGTTGGAATCATATCCGCTCTGAACTAAATCCAGCAGATTGCGCTTCTAGAGGTGTAGCCCTGTCTGAACTACTGTATCAAAAACTATGGTGGTCTGGTCCTGAATTCTTAAAAGGTCCTGACCATTTCTGGAAGCTATCACCTTCGCAACACACAACTCAGTTGGGCGTTCGTAGCAAGGTCGTCACCCACGCTACTAGCTCAGATGACCACTGGCcggtatttattcatttattcagtCTACCAATAATCACCAATAAACCACGAATCAACGCTCCTAAACGGGTCGGTCCTCCCTGCTGTCAAGAGATATCCGAAGCTGAACTGCGCTTGATAAG AAGAAAGCCGATTCCGCTTCGGAGTAGTATTTTGACATTGCAGCCATATCTCGATGGGAAAAACGTCTTGCGAGTAGGAGGTAGGATCAAGAACGCTGAAAAAGCTGCTGATGTAAGACATCCGATTATCCTGCCAAAAAACTGCCCACTTGCGAAACTGCGAGTGGTTACGCTGAAAACACCGCATGGCGAATTAGTTCGGCCCATAGTAAAGCTCTGCCCTTTACCAACGAAGGGAGACTTATTTCACGAAGAAACTACTAATTCATCATAA